Within the Saccharopolyspora gloriosae genome, the region CCCGAGTGGCAGATGTTTTCGAGAACATGTTCCTGCTGTGCTGTTCCGCGATCCGCCTGGGGAGGCGGAATCGACATCAGACGGGGGAACCTGATGAAAGCACTTCTGCGGGCGGTACCGCGCGGCTGGGTGGCCGCACTGGTCGGGATCACCGCCATGTCCGGGCTGTCGGCGTCGACCGCGGTGGCCGCGGAACAGCCGCCGCACTTCGACGACGGCAACGGCATCACCGTGGTCGCTCAACCGCAATGGGTCGACGAGGAGCAGCGCACCTTCAAGCTCACCGTCCGCTCCGACCAAGTGCCGGAGCATCCCGCGATGCAGGAGCAGGTCTCCGGTGAGCACGTCATCCTGGTCACCTTGCCCGCCGAGTACGACGGCACCACTCGCTACCCGGTGAACTACTCGCTGCACGGCGCGCCCGACCGGCCGGACTCGCTGCTGAACAAGCTCATCAACGAGCGGGCGACCGAGGACGTCCCGCTGATCACCGTGACGCCCAACGGCGGCGGGCGCGGCTGGTACTCGAACTGGGTGAGTCCCGGTTCGTCCGGGGAGCAGAACTGGGAGACCTTCCACCTCGACCAGGTGATCCCGCTGATCGACGCCAACTTGAAGACCATTCCCTCTCGCGCGGGCAGGGCGATCACCGGGCATTCCATGGGCGGCTTCGGCGCGTTCCACTACGCCCAGCACCGGCCGGAGCTGTTCAGCTACGTCGGCAGCTTCTCCGGGGACCTGGACCTGCTGAACCCGGAGATGCGCGCGGCCATCACCGCATCCACGAAGTGGCCTGCCGCGGGAACTCCGCTGGATCCGCCCGATGCCATCTTCGGCTCGCCGGTGTGGCCGCTCGACGGCATCTGGAACGCGCAAAGCCCCGCGCAGCACGTGGAATCGTTGCGCGGCATGGGAGTCGCCATCTACGCGGGCAACGGTGGCAACCTGCTGGACAACACGGTGCAAGCGGTCGCGGAGCACCGAGTCCGGGAGACGGCCGTGGTCGCCTCGGCGAACCTCAAGGCCGCGGGCATCCCGCACGAGTTCGTCGACTACGGCGACGGCACCGGCTGGGGCGAAGGCTGCAACGGCAAGCACGCGCAGTACCCGTGCCTCCAGGCCGACATGAACCACTACGTCGACCTGATCATGGAACGCCTCCAGCATCCTTGACCCGAGGTGAATGTCCTTCGCTCGTGAGGACGGGCTGAGGAGTCATTGCGGAATGGTCTTGATCCGTGTCTTGTCAGCGGCGAAAGCCGCTGAGCAGTGACCAGCTTGAGCAGGTCGACCGCCGGCGGGTTCGCGACGGCTTCCTCGCGAGGACAGCGATTTCGCTGTGGGTGAGAATTCGATCCCGCAGCGAGGAAGCCGCTGAGGTTCCGCTGAGCGACCCGCCACGCAGCCCATCCTGCAAGGGAGCCCAAAGGGGAAATTCGCCTCGCGAACTCACACCAGGAAGTGGAAGAGCGGGCTGTCCGGGGGGACGGGCTGGATGCGGTGCGGGATCGCGTCCATGCGCTTGAGCATCGGGTCGAGGTTGTCGGGGGCGCCGAGTTCGATGCCGACCAGTGCGGGGCCGGTCTCGCGGTTGTTGCGCTTGACGTACTCGAACAACGCGATGTCGTCGTCGGGGCCGAGCACGTCGTCCAGGAAACGCCGCAGCGCGCCCGGTTCCTGCGGGAACTCCACGAGGAAGTAGTGCTTGCGGCCCTCGAAGACCAGCGCCCGCTCCACGATCTCGGCGTAGCGGCTGACGTCGTTGTTGCCGCCGGAGAGCAGGCAGACCACCGTCGAGTCCGGCGCCAAGCCGAGCTCCTGGGCGAGCGCGGCGGGCGACAGCGCACCCGCGGGCTCGCTGATGATGCCGTCGTTCTGGTACAGGTCGAGGATCTCGACGCAGATCTGCCCTTCCGGCACGGAAACCAGGTCCGGTGGGTTCACCGCCGCGATCGCGTGCGGGTTCCGGCCGACGACGCGCACCGCCGCCCCGTCCACGAACGGATCCAGATCGTCCACAGGGGACGGTTCGCCGCGGTCGAGTGCGAGCGCCATGCTCGCCGCGCCCTGCGGCTCCGCCCCGATGACGCGGACCTCCGGGTGCGTCTCCCGCAGCCACGAGAGGGTGCCCGCGAGCAGGCCGCCACCGCCGACGGGCACGATCACCGCGTCGGGTGCCCCGCCGAGCTGCTCGACGACCTCCCGGATCACGGTGCCCTGCCCGGCGATGGTGCGCGGGTCGTCGAACGCCGGGATCAGCGTCATGCCGGTCTCCGCCGCGTGCGCGCGGGCCGTGGCGTCGGCGTCGTCGTAGGTGTCGCCGTGCACGATGACCTCGACGTGACGGCCGCCGAACCGGGCCACCCGCTGCCGCTTCTGCCGGGGCGTGGTGCGCGGCAGGTACACCCGCGCGGTCACGCCCAGCGCCTCGCAGGCGAACGCCACGCCTTGGGCGTGGTTGCCGGCGCTGGCGCACACGACGCCGCGTTCGCGCTGCTCAGGGGACAGCTGGGCGATGAAGTTGTACGCGCCGCGGACCTTGTAGGACCGAACCGGGGTGAGGTCCTCGCGCTTGATCCACACGTCGAGCCCGTGGCGAGCGGACAGCCGCTCGTTGCGGTGCAGCGGGGTCGTGGGGATCGCTGCGGCGAAGCGCTCGGCTGCGGCGTCCACGTCGGCGGCGCCCACGGAGCTAGACGACACGGCGTTGACCTCCTGGCATCTGGTTCTGGGAAATGGGAACGCAAGACGAGCATGCGCCACCGCCCACCCGGCCCATTTGGCGGGGTGGCCGGTAGCCACCCGACCCCGGCACGGAACGAGCCCCCACCCACCCGGGCAGGGGCTCGTTCACCACCGCGAACTCGGTCAGCCTGATCCTTCGATCGGTATCCCGTCAGCCACGAAGCCGTGCCTAGCCGCCGCAGGCCGAGCCTCGCGCGAAGCCGAGTCCTTACGGCCGAAGGCCGTGCTTTGCGGCGGAGCCGTGCCTGTATGTGCGAAGCACATAGCCCACGTCAAGAAGCCGACCACCGGCGGGTTCTCAGTGAGCCTCTCGCGAGGACGGCATTTTCCCTCGTGGCGGAGCCACTCGGGAAAAAGATCTTGCAGCGAGAGGCTCACTGAGGTTCCGCCACCCGACCACCTATTCAGGCCACCACGAAGAAACTCACACGACGTCAAACCGGTCCAGGTTCATGACCTTGGTCCATGCTGTGACGAAGTCGTGGACGAACTTCTCCTGGGCGTCGGCGGCCGCGTACACCTCGGCGACGGCCCGCAGTTCGGAGTTCGAGCCGAACACCAGGTCGACGCGGCTGCCGGTCCGGGCCTGCCCGGAGCCGTCGGTGCCTTCGAACGCCGTCGAGGCCTCGTCGGCCGGCTTCCAGGTCGTGCCCAGGTCGAGCAGGTTGACGAAGAAGTCGTTCGTCAGCGTGCCCGGCCGGTCGGTGAGCACGCCCTGCTGCGACTGCCCGTGGTTCACGTCGAGCACCCGCAGGCCGCCGATGAGGACGGTCAGCTCCGGTGTGCTCAGGGTGAGCAGGTTCGCCCGGTCGATGAGCTGGTACTCGGCGGGCAGCGGCGAGCCCTTGCCGAGGTAGTTGCGGAACCCGTCGGTGGCAGGCTCGAGGTGCGAGAAGGACTCGACGTCGGTCTGCTCGGCGGTGGCGTCGCCGCGACCGGGCGTGAACGGGACCTCGATGTCGAACCCGGCGGCCTTCGCGGCCTGCTCGACGCCGACGCCGCCGGCCAGCACGACCAGGTCGGCGAAGGTGACCTTCTTGGCGCCGGACCGGGCGTTGAAGGACTCCTGGATGCCTTCCAGCGCGCTGATCACGGTCGCGAGCGCCTCGGGCTCGTTAACCTCCCAGCTGCGCTGCGGTTCGAGGCGGATGCGGCCGCCGTTGGCGCCGCCGCGCTTGTCACTGCCCCGGAACGTGGACGCCGAAGCCCACGCCGTGGACACCAGCTGCCGCACGGTGAGCCCGGAGGCGGCGATCTCGCCCTTGAGCGCGGCGATCTCGGCGTCGCCGATGAGCTCGTGGTCCGGCTTGGTGATCGGGTCCTGCCAGATCAGTTCCTCGGACGGGACCTCGGGGCCGACGTAGCGGTCGACGGGACCCATGTCGCGGTGGGTCAGCTTGAACCAGGCGCGGGCGAAGGCGTCCGCGAACTCCGCCGGGTTCTCCCAGAACCGCCGCGAGATCGGCTCGTAGATCGGGTCCAGCTTGAGCGAGAGGTCGGTGGTGAGCATGTTCGGCGCGATCTTCTTGGACGCGTCGTGGGCGTCGGGCACGGTGCCGTCACCGGCGCCGTCCTTCGGCTTCCACTGCCAGCCGCCGCCGGGACCCTGGTAGAGCTCCCACTCGTAGCCGAAGAGGTTCCCGAAGAAGCCGTTGCCCCACTCGGTCGGCGTGGAGGTCCAGGTGACTTCCAGGCCGCTGGTGATGGCGTCGGCGCCCTTGCCGGTGCCGTGCTCGCTGATCCAGCCGAGGCCCTGCGCCTCCAGCGGGGCGGCTTCCGGGTTCGGGCCGAGGTTCGAGTCGGGGGCGGCACCGTGGGTCTTGCCGAAGGTGTGCCCACCGGCGATCAGCGCGACGGTCTCCTCGTCGTTCATCGCCATACGGCCGAACGTTTCGCGGATGTCGCGCGCGGCCGCGATCGGGTCCGGCTTGCCCTCGGGGCCTTCCGGGTTCACGTAGATGAGGCCCATGTGGGTGGCGCCGAGCGGCTGCTCCAGGTTCCGCTCTTCACCGCCGGAGATGCGCTGGTCGCTGCCGAGCCAGGTGGTCTCGGCACCCCAGTACACGTCCTCCTCGGGCTCCCAGCCGTCGATGCGGCCACCGGCGAAGCCGAAGGTCTCGAAGCCCATCGACTCCAGCGCCACGTTGCCGGTGAGCACCAGCAGGTCCGCCCAGGACAGCTTGCGGCCGTACTTCTGCTTGACGGGCCACAGCAGGCGGCGGGCCTTGTCCAGGCTGACGTTGTCCGGCCAGCTGTTCAGCGGCGCGAACCGCTGCTGCCCGGAACCGGCACCGCCCCGGCCGTCGCTGACCCGGTAGGTGCCCGCGCTGTGCCAGGCCATCCGAATCATCAGCGGGCCGTAGTGCCCGAAGTCGGCGGGCCACCAGTCCTGCGAGGTGGTCAGGACGTCCTGGATGTCCTGCTTCACGGCGGGCAGGTCCAGCGTCTTGAACTCGGCGGCGTAGTCGAAGTCCGCGCCGAACGGG harbors:
- a CDS encoding alpha/beta hydrolase family protein; translated protein: MKALLRAVPRGWVAALVGITAMSGLSASTAVAAEQPPHFDDGNGITVVAQPQWVDEEQRTFKLTVRSDQVPEHPAMQEQVSGEHVILVTLPAEYDGTTRYPVNYSLHGAPDRPDSLLNKLINERATEDVPLITVTPNGGGRGWYSNWVSPGSSGEQNWETFHLDQVIPLIDANLKTIPSRAGRAITGHSMGGFGAFHYAQHRPELFSYVGSFSGDLDLLNPEMRAAITASTKWPAAGTPLDPPDAIFGSPVWPLDGIWNAQSPAQHVESLRGMGVAIYAGNGGNLLDNTVQAVAEHRVRETAVVASANLKAAGIPHEFVDYGDGTGWGEGCNGKHAQYPCLQADMNHYVDLIMERLQHP
- the ilvA gene encoding threonine ammonia-lyase IlvA, producing MSSSSVGAADVDAAAERFAAAIPTTPLHRNERLSARHGLDVWIKREDLTPVRSYKVRGAYNFIAQLSPEQRERGVVCASAGNHAQGVAFACEALGVTARVYLPRTTPRQKRQRVARFGGRHVEVIVHGDTYDDADATARAHAAETGMTLIPAFDDPRTIAGQGTVIREVVEQLGGAPDAVIVPVGGGGLLAGTLSWLRETHPEVRVIGAEPQGAASMALALDRGEPSPVDDLDPFVDGAAVRVVGRNPHAIAAVNPPDLVSVPEGQICVEILDLYQNDGIISEPAGALSPAALAQELGLAPDSTVVCLLSGGNNDVSRYAEIVERALVFEGRKHYFLVEFPQEPGALRRFLDDVLGPDDDIALFEYVKRNNRETGPALVGIELGAPDNLDPMLKRMDAIPHRIQPVPPDSPLFHFLV
- the katG gene encoding catalase/peroxidase HPI — its product is MTDSADTETGGCPVAHGGRIPHPTQGNSNDVWWPNRLNLKLLAKNPAVADPFGADFDYAAEFKTLDLPAVKQDIQDVLTTSQDWWPADFGHYGPLMIRMAWHSAGTYRVSDGRGGAGSGQQRFAPLNSWPDNVSLDKARRLLWPVKQKYGRKLSWADLLVLTGNVALESMGFETFGFAGGRIDGWEPEEDVYWGAETTWLGSDQRISGGEERNLEQPLGATHMGLIYVNPEGPEGKPDPIAAARDIRETFGRMAMNDEETVALIAGGHTFGKTHGAAPDSNLGPNPEAAPLEAQGLGWISEHGTGKGADAITSGLEVTWTSTPTEWGNGFFGNLFGYEWELYQGPGGGWQWKPKDGAGDGTVPDAHDASKKIAPNMLTTDLSLKLDPIYEPISRRFWENPAEFADAFARAWFKLTHRDMGPVDRYVGPEVPSEELIWQDPITKPDHELIGDAEIAALKGEIAASGLTVRQLVSTAWASASTFRGSDKRGGANGGRIRLEPQRSWEVNEPEALATVISALEGIQESFNARSGAKKVTFADLVVLAGGVGVEQAAKAAGFDIEVPFTPGRGDATAEQTDVESFSHLEPATDGFRNYLGKGSPLPAEYQLIDRANLLTLSTPELTVLIGGLRVLDVNHGQSQQGVLTDRPGTLTNDFFVNLLDLGTTWKPADEASTAFEGTDGSGQARTGSRVDLVFGSNSELRAVAEVYAAADAQEKFVHDFVTAWTKVMNLDRFDVV